A part of Arthrobacter dokdonellae genomic DNA contains:
- a CDS encoding helix-turn-helix transcriptional regulator, with protein MGQSVEFGKFLSAMRARLQPDPDTSYTARRVPGLRREEVARLADVSTDYYTRLEQGRNIHPSRSVLHAVARALQMNDAESDHMLDLLEHCGGQPTDPPAAQRVRTSMRQLLEAVGDVPAVVLGRRTDVLAANRMARLLFGDFTALPREQRNFTRWIMLDPGARVLFRDWHCAAADSVAELRADVGKHPGDPAATALVGELAVNSEDFRQWWARHRVARKSSGTLKLHHALVGELELDFEHLLLPDDPDQSLRLYTARNGSPSLDALKLLSTWSPGTDAAHPSHSPEGSSRA; from the coding sequence ATGGGTCAAAGCGTTGAGTTCGGCAAATTCCTCTCAGCCATGCGTGCCCGGCTCCAACCGGACCCGGACACCAGCTACACCGCCCGTCGCGTGCCGGGGCTGCGCCGCGAGGAGGTGGCCAGGCTCGCGGACGTGTCCACGGACTACTACACCCGCCTGGAGCAGGGCCGGAACATCCACCCGTCCCGTTCCGTGCTCCATGCGGTGGCCCGCGCGCTCCAAATGAACGACGCCGAGTCGGACCACATGCTCGACCTTCTGGAACACTGCGGCGGCCAGCCCACGGATCCTCCCGCCGCGCAGCGCGTGCGTACCTCGATGCGCCAGCTGCTGGAGGCGGTGGGCGACGTGCCCGCCGTCGTACTGGGCCGGCGCACGGACGTGCTGGCCGCCAACCGCATGGCCCGGCTGCTGTTCGGGGACTTCACCGCCTTGCCCCGCGAGCAGCGCAACTTCACGCGCTGGATCATGCTCGACCCCGGCGCGCGGGTGCTGTTCCGGGACTGGCACTGCGCGGCTGCCGATTCCGTGGCGGAACTTCGGGCCGACGTCGGCAAGCATCCCGGCGATCCCGCCGCCACGGCCCTGGTGGGCGAACTGGCTGTCAACAGTGAGGACTTCCGGCAGTGGTGGGCCCGGCACCGGGTGGCACGGAAATCGTCCGGTACACTCAAGCTCCACCACGCACTGGTGGGCGAGCTGGAGCTCGACTTCGAGCACCTGCTGCTGCCCGACGACCCCGACCAAAGCCTGCGCCTGTACACTGCGCGGAACGGCTCGCCGTCCCTTGACGCGCTCAAGCTCCTCTCCACCTGGTCGCCCGGCACGGACGCGGCGCACCCCAGCCACTCCCCCGAAGGAAGCAGCCGAGCATGA
- a CDS encoding aldo/keto reductase — MKYTHLGRSGLTVSRLCLGTMNFGPHTEEADAHLIMDQAHAAGLNFFDTANVYGGAGHRGWTEEIVGRWIAQGGGRRERTVLATKVYGAMGDWPNDGKLSARNIRLALDASLKRLQTDHVDLYQFHHVDRDTPWDEIWQAVDTAVQQGKVIYTGSSNFAGWHIAAAQEVAARRPVTGLVSEQSIYNLMERSIEREAIPAAQHYGLGILPWSPLHGGLLGGVLAKGNDGVRRLEGRAAKALEAHRDAIAAFEGLAAELGHAPGDVALAWLLHQPAVTAPIIGPRTSRQLGAGLRALDVTLDEGALARLDGIFPGPRTAPEDYAW, encoded by the coding sequence ATGAAGTACACGCACCTGGGCCGCAGCGGCCTGACCGTCTCCCGGCTCTGTCTGGGCACCATGAACTTCGGCCCGCACACCGAGGAGGCCGACGCCCACCTGATCATGGACCAGGCCCACGCCGCCGGGCTGAACTTCTTCGACACCGCCAACGTCTACGGAGGCGCCGGGCACCGCGGCTGGACCGAGGAGATCGTGGGCCGCTGGATCGCGCAGGGCGGCGGTCGGCGGGAGCGGACCGTGCTGGCCACGAAGGTCTACGGCGCCATGGGCGACTGGCCCAACGACGGCAAGCTGTCCGCCCGCAACATCCGACTGGCCCTGGACGCGAGCCTGAAGCGGCTCCAGACGGACCACGTCGACCTGTACCAGTTCCACCACGTGGACAGGGACACGCCGTGGGACGAGATCTGGCAGGCCGTGGACACCGCGGTCCAGCAGGGCAAGGTCATCTACACGGGCAGCTCCAACTTTGCCGGCTGGCACATCGCCGCCGCCCAGGAGGTCGCGGCCCGCCGCCCCGTCACGGGGCTGGTCAGCGAACAGTCCATCTACAACCTCATGGAGCGCAGCATTGAGCGGGAGGCCATCCCGGCCGCGCAGCACTATGGGCTCGGAATCCTCCCGTGGTCGCCCCTGCACGGAGGCCTCCTGGGCGGGGTCCTGGCCAAGGGGAACGACGGCGTGCGCCGCCTCGAGGGGCGCGCCGCGAAGGCGTTGGAGGCGCACCGCGACGCCATCGCCGCGTTTGAGGGCCTTGCCGCGGAGCTGGGCCACGCCCCCGGCGACGTCGCCCTGGCCTGGCTGCTCCACCAGCCGGCCGTAACGGCGCCCATCATCGGCCCGCGCACCTCCCGGCAGCTTGGCGCCGGGCTGCGGGCACTGGACGTCACCCTTGACGAGGGCGCCCTGGCACGCCTGGACGGGATTTTCCCCGGGCCGAGGACTGCACCGGAAGACTACGCGTGGTGA
- a CDS encoding NAD-dependent epimerase/dehydratase family protein, protein MSPTKPGGGLRVLFVGGSGVISAASVARTADLGFNVTVLNRGVSAERPVPNGVEHLVADVRDAAAVRHVLGTRTFDVVADFVTFTAGQAAAAVELFGGKCGQYIFISSASAYQKPPARLPITESTPLRNPFWQYSRDKIACEDVFTAAYRQDGFPVTVVRPSHTYDPTRLPLLFGWTDVHRMRAGLPVVVHGDGTSLWTLTHTADFAVGFVGLFGLNAAVGESFTITSDEVLPWDAVYRAVAAAADVPDPALVHVSSETIAALAPELGAGLLGDKSHSVIFDNSKIKRFVPDFGARIPYSAGARQSMAWHIDHPEARVVNPEYMALSDRLAAR, encoded by the coding sequence TTGAGCCCGACGAAACCCGGCGGCGGGCTGCGCGTGCTGTTTGTCGGCGGTTCGGGCGTCATCAGTGCTGCCTCCGTGGCCCGCACGGCGGACCTCGGTTTCAACGTCACCGTGCTCAATCGCGGGGTGAGCGCCGAACGGCCGGTGCCGAACGGCGTCGAACATCTGGTGGCGGATGTGCGCGACGCCGCTGCCGTCCGCCACGTGCTGGGCACCCGGACCTTTGACGTGGTGGCCGACTTCGTGACTTTCACGGCCGGGCAGGCTGCGGCCGCGGTGGAGCTGTTTGGCGGGAAGTGCGGGCAGTACATTTTCATCAGTTCGGCCTCGGCCTACCAAAAGCCGCCGGCCCGGCTGCCCATCACAGAATCGACGCCGCTGCGCAACCCGTTCTGGCAGTACTCGCGGGACAAGATCGCCTGCGAGGACGTGTTCACCGCGGCATACCGTCAGGACGGATTTCCCGTCACGGTGGTCCGGCCCTCCCACACCTACGATCCCACCAGGTTGCCCCTGCTCTTTGGCTGGACGGACGTCCACCGCATGCGGGCCGGGCTGCCGGTGGTGGTGCACGGGGACGGGACGTCGTTGTGGACGCTGACGCACACCGCCGACTTCGCCGTCGGCTTTGTCGGGCTTTTCGGCCTCAACGCGGCCGTGGGCGAAAGCTTCACCATCACCTCTGACGAGGTCCTCCCGTGGGATGCGGTGTATCGCGCCGTGGCGGCCGCCGCCGACGTCCCCGATCCGGCGCTTGTGCACGTTTCCAGCGAAACCATCGCGGCGCTGGCGCCGGAACTTGGGGCCGGGCTGCTCGGAGACAAGTCCCACTCCGTCATCTTCGACAACTCCAAGATCAAGCGTTTCGTGCCGGACTTCGGCGCCCGTATCCCGTATTCGGCAGGCGCCCGGCAGAGCATGGCATGGCACATCGACCATCCCGAGGCGCGCGTGGTGAACCCGGAATACATGGCACTCTCGGACAGGCTCGCTGCGCGGTGA